Proteins from a genomic interval of Harpia harpyja isolate bHarHar1 chromosome 9, bHarHar1 primary haplotype, whole genome shotgun sequence:
- the HJV gene encoding hemojuvelin isoform X1, with protein sequence MIPSSLLPGAKPTPGTRTHVWKVWGHSVVCPVAGQSGICWGDLLNEAETSQRVSSSPGSAWIGMGKPACSESPGQLENPSFFLRALFLLLFCGHVSSQCKILRCNSEYVAATLNLRGSNRNAAYCNALRSYSHCTRKTARTCRGDLAYHSAVHGIEDLMIQNNCSKEGPTSPPRPRPPAPNHQGFESLDICNYEKSFLYKHGQPPSYQHCAAFGDPHIRTFHDDFHTCRVEGSWPLLDNDYLFVQATSSPVAKGSNATVTSKLTIIFKNMKECIDQKVYQAEIDNLPAAFEDGSVNGGERPGGSSLVIRERSPGQHVEIQAEYIGTTIAVRQAGHQLSFSIRAAEEVARAFTEEQDLQLCVGGCPHSQRISRSECCRSRVATEMARALCKELLPVEDVYFQSCVFDVVTSGDANFTMAAHRALEDARVFLPNAEKLHIFQAGAGCPHISSSFLLLLLTSGLWAVSLHF encoded by the exons GGGACCTGCTGAATGAAGCTGAGACAAGCCAGCGGGTGAGCAGCTCCCCAGGCTCTGCATGGATTGGAATGGGGAAACCTGCCTGCAGTGAGAGCCCAGGGCAGCTAGAAAACCCCAGCTTCTTCCTTCgagctctcttcctcctcctgttctgcGGGCATG TTTCTTCCCAGTGCAAGATCCTGCGCTGCAACTCCGAGTACGTGGCTGCCACCCTCAACCTACGTGGCTCCAACAGGAATGCAGCGTACTGCAATGCTCTCCGCTCCTACTCCCACTGCACCCGCAAGACGGCTCGCACGTGCCGGGGTGACCTGGCCTACCACTCTGCCGTCCATGGCATCGAGGACCTCATGATCCAAAACAACTGCTCCAAGGAGGGTCCCACATCGCCGCCCCgaccccggcccccggcccccaaCCATCAGGGCTTTGAGTCTCTCGATATCTGCAACTATGAGAAGAGTTTTCTCTACAAGCATGGCCAGCCCCCCAGCTACCAGCACTGTGCAGCTTTCGGGGACCCCCACATCCGCACTTTCCATGATGACTTCCACACTTGCCGAGTGGAGGGCTCCTGGCCTCTCTTGGACAATGACTACTTGTTTGTGCAAGCAACCAGCTCTCCGGTGGCAAAGGGGTCCAACGCTACGGTCACTAGCAAG CTCACCATCATCTTCAAGAACATGAAGGAATGCATTGACCAGAAGGTCTACCAGGCTGAGATAGACAACCTCCCAGCAGCCTTCGAGGATGGCTCAGTGAACGGGGGCGAGAGGCCGGGTGGGAGCAGCTTGGTTATCCGGGAGCGCAGTCCCGGGCAGCATGTGGAAATCCAGGCGGAGTACATCGGCACCACCATCGCTGTCCGTCAGGCCGGCCATCAGCTCTCCTTCTCCATCCGGGCAGccgaggaggtggcacgtgcctTCACGGAGGAGCAAGACCTGCAGCTCTGCGTGGGCGGCTGCCCCCACAGTCAGCGCATCTCCCGCAGCGAGTGCTGCCGCAGCCGCGTGGCGACTGAGATGGCCCGGGCACTCTGCAAGGAATTGTTGCCCGTGGAGGATGTCTACTTCCAGTCGTGTGTCTTTGATGTGGTGACCTCGGGGGATGCCAACTTCACCATGGCAGCTCACAGGGCCCTGGAGGATGCCAGGGTCTTCCTTCCCAATGCTGAGAAACTGCACATCTTccaggctggggcaggctgcccacacatctcttcttccttcctcctcctcctcctcacctctggTCTTTGGGCTGTTTCGTTGCACTTTTAA
- the HJV gene encoding hemojuvelin isoform X2, with the protein MCPPGKELPALGASSSPEEADAGDLLNEAETSQRVSSSPGSAWIGMGKPACSESPGQLENPSFFLRALFLLLFCGHVSSQCKILRCNSEYVAATLNLRGSNRNAAYCNALRSYSHCTRKTARTCRGDLAYHSAVHGIEDLMIQNNCSKEGPTSPPRPRPPAPNHQGFESLDICNYEKSFLYKHGQPPSYQHCAAFGDPHIRTFHDDFHTCRVEGSWPLLDNDYLFVQATSSPVAKGSNATVTSKLTIIFKNMKECIDQKVYQAEIDNLPAAFEDGSVNGGERPGGSSLVIRERSPGQHVEIQAEYIGTTIAVRQAGHQLSFSIRAAEEVARAFTEEQDLQLCVGGCPHSQRISRSECCRSRVATEMARALCKELLPVEDVYFQSCVFDVVTSGDANFTMAAHRALEDARVFLPNAEKLHIFQAGAGCPHISSSFLLLLLTSGLWAVSLHF; encoded by the exons ATGTGTCCACCAGGCAAGGAGCTCCCTGCACTGGGAGCCAGCTCATCTCCAGAGGAGGCTGATGCAG GGGACCTGCTGAATGAAGCTGAGACAAGCCAGCGGGTGAGCAGCTCCCCAGGCTCTGCATGGATTGGAATGGGGAAACCTGCCTGCAGTGAGAGCCCAGGGCAGCTAGAAAACCCCAGCTTCTTCCTTCgagctctcttcctcctcctgttctgcGGGCATG TTTCTTCCCAGTGCAAGATCCTGCGCTGCAACTCCGAGTACGTGGCTGCCACCCTCAACCTACGTGGCTCCAACAGGAATGCAGCGTACTGCAATGCTCTCCGCTCCTACTCCCACTGCACCCGCAAGACGGCTCGCACGTGCCGGGGTGACCTGGCCTACCACTCTGCCGTCCATGGCATCGAGGACCTCATGATCCAAAACAACTGCTCCAAGGAGGGTCCCACATCGCCGCCCCgaccccggcccccggcccccaaCCATCAGGGCTTTGAGTCTCTCGATATCTGCAACTATGAGAAGAGTTTTCTCTACAAGCATGGCCAGCCCCCCAGCTACCAGCACTGTGCAGCTTTCGGGGACCCCCACATCCGCACTTTCCATGATGACTTCCACACTTGCCGAGTGGAGGGCTCCTGGCCTCTCTTGGACAATGACTACTTGTTTGTGCAAGCAACCAGCTCTCCGGTGGCAAAGGGGTCCAACGCTACGGTCACTAGCAAG CTCACCATCATCTTCAAGAACATGAAGGAATGCATTGACCAGAAGGTCTACCAGGCTGAGATAGACAACCTCCCAGCAGCCTTCGAGGATGGCTCAGTGAACGGGGGCGAGAGGCCGGGTGGGAGCAGCTTGGTTATCCGGGAGCGCAGTCCCGGGCAGCATGTGGAAATCCAGGCGGAGTACATCGGCACCACCATCGCTGTCCGTCAGGCCGGCCATCAGCTCTCCTTCTCCATCCGGGCAGccgaggaggtggcacgtgcctTCACGGAGGAGCAAGACCTGCAGCTCTGCGTGGGCGGCTGCCCCCACAGTCAGCGCATCTCCCGCAGCGAGTGCTGCCGCAGCCGCGTGGCGACTGAGATGGCCCGGGCACTCTGCAAGGAATTGTTGCCCGTGGAGGATGTCTACTTCCAGTCGTGTGTCTTTGATGTGGTGACCTCGGGGGATGCCAACTTCACCATGGCAGCTCACAGGGCCCTGGAGGATGCCAGGGTCTTCCTTCCCAATGCTGAGAAACTGCACATCTTccaggctggggcaggctgcccacacatctcttcttccttcctcctcctcctcctcacctctggTCTTTGGGCTGTTTCGTTGCACTTTTAA